In Nicotiana tabacum cultivar K326 chromosome 2, ASM71507v2, whole genome shotgun sequence, the following proteins share a genomic window:
- the LOC107769791 gene encoding WPP domain-interacting protein 2-like produces MDLEDQNSALKSARHNETMATPQSKVGSNGSSTPVGNNSNNNKLDDVKGKGIEINGPVDNSAPLVKSTPTSKGFGLKKWKRIKRGAHKDHGDSSSINSDKLLKRGLANSVANSAKPVHFSAGSIQRSDGSVSSTNAVFKSPGVLVDGFGVIGDLTFNAMSESENSEDRSSKSSTAASAPKARYEAPVVLGYSSDVHQLRSLSGKNLGTSAQQAHQGKGRAETSKKPRGQRVKIEKENSHSSMESDSQSSNFLFMQGSDYVTSNGTKCERSMMYDGEFSDETQDRERPIGEELHAGRERGNDRESENVSQEDLVAESPWEVKEEKSENQGSFTDHDPLMESIFNLQTAQGALERELQKFKEIGKDVIFGHSLEDVGIPSDLPGPSTSEQSQHRDGARHSFNSLGAEVVCLKQNIILLQSKLQKAADRVKSKEARVTELEAILGSSSKKEEKTIDTMHQSSRDMESELEGLFRQKIEAEVQYLAISRTAQKLRAAAVDQATLLEEQKTVASEQAQMVHRLGDEEAKAAMLKTQAEKLESYCKDIATTDEKLKLQKNVYKYSSCFLIQLVLLAVVVGLFLMQTSPNYAEVVPT; encoded by the exons ATGGACTTGGAAGATCAAAATTCAGCTCTTAAATCGGCCCGACATAATGAAACAATGGCCACCCCTCAAAGCAAGGTTGGAAGTAATGGGTCTAGTACTCCTGTgggtaataatagtaataataataaattggaTGATGTAAAAGGCAAAGGAATTGAAATTAACGGGCCAGTGGATAATTCAGCTCCACTGGTGAAATCCACTCCAACAAGTAAAGGATTCGGGTTGAAGAAATGGAAAAGGATTAAGCGAGGAGCGCACAAGGATCATGGGGATAGTAGTAGTATAAACAGTGATAAGTTGTTGAAACGTGGTTTGGCGAATTCGGTTGCTAATTCAGCAAAACCTGTGCATTTTTCCGCTGGAAGCATCCAAAGAAGTGATGGGTCTGTTTCATCTACAAATGCCGTATTCAAGAGTCCAGGAGTTCTGGTCGATGGATTTGGTGTAATTGGTGATTTGACCTTCAATGCCATGTCGGAATCAGAGAACAGCGAGGATCGGAGTAGTAAGTCGTCTACTGCAGCTAGTGCCCCAAAGGCGAGGTACGAAGCACCTGTTGTCCTGGGTTATTCGTCTGACGTGCATCAGTTGAGAAGCTTGAGTGGGAAGAACTTGGGCACTTCAGCTCAGCAAGCTCATCAGGGAAAGGGTCGGGCTGAAACAAGTAAAAAGCCTAGAGGACAAAGGGTTAAAATCGAGAAGGAAAACTCTCATTCCAGCATGGAATCTGACTCACAAAGTTCTAATTTTCTTTTTATGCAGGGTAGTGACTATGTTACAAGTAATGGTACAAAATGTGAAAGGTCAATGATGTATGATGGAGAATTCAGTGATGAAACTCAGGATAGAGAAAGACCAATTGGTGAGGAACTTCACGCTGGTCGCGAAAGAGGAAATGATAGGGAGTCTGAAAAtgtgtcacaagaagatctaGTTGCTGAATCGCCATGGGAGGTTAAGGAAGAGAAGAGTGAGAATCAAGGCTCGTTCACTGATCACGATCCTCTGATGGAGTCTATCTTCAACCTCCAGACTGCTCAGGGAGCGCTTGAAAGAG AACTTCAGAAATTCAAAGAAATCGGAAAAGATGTTATCTTTGGCCATTCACTTGAGGATGTTGGTATACCTTCAGATCTCCCTGGACCAAGCACATCTGAGCAGTCACAGCACAGGGATGGTGCTCGACATTCTTTTAACTCCTTGGGGGCTGAAGTGGTTTGCCTAAAGCAGAATATAATACTGTTGCAAAGCAAGCTTCAGAAGGCAGCAGACCGAGTTAAGTCCAAGGAAGCCAGAGTTACTGAACTGGAAGCCATTCTAGGTAGTAGCtcaaagaaggaagaaaagacTATTGATACCATGCACCAGAGTAGTAGAGACATGGAAAGTGAGCTTGAGGGTCTTTTCAGACAGAAAATTGAAGCTGAAGTTCAGTATTTAGCAATATCAAGAACAGCCCAGAAGTTGAGAGCTGCAGCAGTTGATCAAGCTACCCTCTTGGAAGAACAGAAGACCGTAGCTTCAGAACAAGCACAGATGGTGCACAGGCTTGGAGATGAAGAAGCAAAGGCTGCAATGCTCAAGACACAAGCTGAGAAGTTGGAAAGTTACTGTAAAGATATAGCAACAACCGATGAAAAGCTAAAGCTACAGAAGAATGTCTACAAGTACAGTTCTTGTTTTCTGATACAGTTGGTGCTGCTGGCCGTTGTCGTTGGACTGTTTCTGATGCAAACGTCACCTAATTATGCTGAAGTTGTACCCACGTAA
- the LOC107769794 gene encoding uncharacterized protein LOC107769794, whose product MVDYQDHRVGNETLWIKLKISEKDVLKDHRQVPVEDHEYDQVDEDEDEVEIPKNNDSRRICHVCNKGFSSGKALGGHMRIHVQAAKKGKRLKPLVDKKRILQQQDLHGQVDFENYNNQLQPPTCSICGKNFPSMKSLFGHMRCHPERAWRGIQPPVNNKNTCLSSSVSDEIDAKTASATATISGDLSKSVPGWSVTAKRGRKPIAEATNDDKEQLDDVVHHLMLLANGNSLESGLTGDRCYYNKHGIPEEELEITNSNSVSSKTEAHEELASHVNENKKRRKKVKLRFLGSVQDAANPVTLVNDQNPAIVTPPDKYKCNTCEKSFATHHALGVGVGVGVGVGGHRSSHNKFRMVIQNSNVGTSYSMIDPVNASSSKNGNKNFTTNIRCQWGSPIGPSSSQLTSPGEVSGRRILDFDLNELPPYEDEDEVAGDHEYFQFFQFN is encoded by the coding sequence ATGGTTGATTATCAAGATCATCGAGTTGGCAACGAAACACTATGGATAAAGCTCAAGATTTCTGAGAAGGACGTGTTAAAAGATCACAGACAAGTTCCAGTAGAAGATCACGAGTATGATCAGGTCGATGAAGACGAAGACGAAGTTGAGATTCCAAAAAATAATGATAGTAGAAGGATTTGTCATGTGTGTAACAAAGGGTTTAGCTCTGGTAAAGCACTTGGGGGTCACATGAGAATTCACGTTCAGGCTGCTAAAAAGGGCAAAAGATTGAAACCTCTGGTTGACAAGAAACGAATATTACAGCAGCAAGATCTGCATGGACAAGTAGATTTTGAAAATTACAACAATCAGTTGCAACCACCAACTTGTTCAATCTGTGGTAAGAATTTCCCATCAATGAAATCGTTGTTTGGGCATATGAGGTGCCATCCTGAAAGGGCATGGAGGGGAATTCAGCCTCCAGTCAACAATAAAAACACTTGTTTATCATCGTCGGTTTCTGATGAGATTGATGCAAAAACTGCTTCTGCTACTGCTACAATTTCTGGGGATTTATCTAAGTCGGTTCCTGGTTGGTCAGTTACTGCAAAACGAGGCCGCAAGCCCATTGCTGAAGCAACCAATGACGACAAGGAACAATTGGACGATGTTGTTCATCATCTTATGCTGCTAGCCAATGGAAATTCACTCGAGTCCGGCCTTACTGGAGACCGCTGCTATTATAATAAGCATGGAATTCCAGAAGAAGAATTGGAAATAACGAACAGCAATTCTGTTTCGTCCAAAACTGAAGCTCATGAGGAATTAGCCAGTCATGTCAACGAGAacaagaagagaagaaagaaggTGAAATTGAGGTTTTTGGGTTCAGTACAAGATGCTGCTAATCCAGTTACATTAGTCAATGACCAAAACCCAGCTATTGTTACGCCGCCTGACAAATACAAGTGTAACACTTGCGAAAAAAGCTTTGCAACTCATCACGCACTAGGAGTAGGAGTAGGAGTAGGAGTAGGAGTAGGAGGGCATAGGTCTAGCCACAACAAGTTCAGAATGGTAATTCAAAATTCCAATGTAGGAACAAGTTATAGTATGATTGACCCAGTCAATGCCAGCAGCTCAAAAAATGGTAACaagaatttcacaacaaatatAAGGTGCCAATGGGGAAGTCCAATTGGTCCATCATCAAGTCAATTGACTTCACCAGGTGAAGTCAGCGGACGTAGAATTCTGGATTTTGATCTTAATGAATTACCCCCttatgaagatgaagatgaagttgCTGGTGATCATGAGTATTTtcagtttttccaatttaattaA